A region of the Anolis carolinensis isolate JA03-04 chromosome 1, rAnoCar3.1.pri, whole genome shotgun sequence genome:
AGCAGGATTGAACCGCTTCAAGAATCCAGAATTGAAGATCATGTTCATGGGAAAAGAATAGCCATCAATTCCAGttgtcttcctttcccttttctttctggtTGTAGACATAATAAGCTCTAAACATTACAAGCTACCAACAGCCCTTATCTTATTTCTCATTGAATACGAGTCTCCTAAACattaattttcaaaataaatgtggATGCTATAATGTATACCAGTATAAAGTCGCAAACTACTTTGAAAAACTTCGAAAAAGCATTTAGATAAAAGTTCTGGGAAAACAGGTAAGCAGGATCACTGTCATGCGGTCAGTAAAAGTGAATCGTATTTAGGAGTGCTTAAAGAATTCTTACAAACATGGGAAGAATTTAAGATGAAGGAAATGATCCACATGCACAACTACCCCAGGAATTTCATAATCTACTTCTTCAAAATTACCTAGTACTTTGGCTACATGTCAGTTCAAACAGTCGCTTCAACACAAATGGAAATCAAATCCTGAGCCAAAAAAAAAGAGACCCATGTGATTTCTAGAATTGAACTTTTCATAAATGTAACAtaggttttattgtatttatttttatatatttacagtatttatattccgcccttcccccctccccccccaaaaggaggcagatcacaatgtacatatacatggcaaacattcaatggcatacATATTcagacagagacgaagacacagaggcaatttaacattttccagcttcatgagggtatactcAATTGCGGACacaggggaagctgctgcttcatccactgtgacaccaagtccttgatggaatacctcctcatttctttctgcatgctgctggatgattttatggtgttgtaaattagtttaattagcctccccgcataagtggtacctaaatttcctacttgataaatgcaactatctttcgggttgcttaggtcaacaatgagctggctatttttaatggtcgggcgtTCAATCCGacgcaggctggcttcgaactcatgacttctcggtcagtagtgatttattgcagttggctactaaccagctgcaccacaaaaTGTGGCAGGTAAAATTTAAGATAGCACCACAATAAAATATGGTCTACATTGAGAAATTGCCTCCCTGTGCAAAAGAATTTCCAGTGTAGCAATCTGTGTGAACTAGGACTTTATCTGGTATGTTTTTTTCTTACTATTGCAACAGGCATCCCGGGCCCAAATCCTAGATAAAGCCACAGAGTACATCCAGTACATGCGTCGGAAAAACCACACACACCAGCAGGATATTGATGATCTAAAGCGCCAGAATGCACTTCTGGAACAGCAGGGTGAGTAGCTTAGATGGTCCCCTAAGGTCTTATTCTTTGCAAATAGGCTGTCTAGTGCCTAGTGGAAGacatggcaggcttttaaagTAGCTTTTGAGTGTAGTTTTAGTTAGGATGAAAGGGATCAAGAATTCTGGGTGATGACAATGCTTCCGTTCATCCACACAGTAGAAACTTCGGAAGTGGGAAAGCCCTCCTATTCCAAAACTCGAAACATGTTACTCACATGGTGATTATGGTTAAGCCACTCAATTGACCACTGTAAGTGATGGCAAGTCCTTTTAAGGTATACAGATAATAAATTCAAGCCATTCTATGTAATTTCTGTTGCCCCATACCCAGTAAGTCAGTATGGGCATCCTAAAACTGGCCATATTTTATGGAAAGGTCTGAAGTGGTGAAGCTTGCAAAGgcagataggttcaccttaatgAATTGATCCCTAAGGCAACCTGTGGCTCACTCTTTCTGCACCTTATTGCAGATTCAGATAACCAATTTCTGATCGCAGAAATGACTGGGGAATAGTAACGACTCAGGAAATTGATTTTTATTGGTCAGAGTTCTGTTAGGGATTATCTGCACCTATGTTTCTCTTATGGGTTCTGATGTCCATTTTGGAGTATTGTGGGAATTAGTATTCTTTCTCTGTGTGGTGACCAAAGCTCCTCCACCCCTTGTCACCTTAGAACGTACTGATCTCAACCTGTATGGCTGTAACATTCTTTGGAGCAAGTAGGATGGTTTGGAGAAGCATCTGGGTACACCCTTCATACCAGATGTGAAATGATACTGCATTGAGATCTTTCGGAATCCTTAGCATTGCTGTGATCATTGTGTCTCTGTCGGGTGGAAGGATATAGCCAGGTATTTCCTCCAAACCTGCCTGCTTACTGTGAAACGTGGAATGGCAGTTTATAGTAGTTTCAGATTTATCAGTAAGTTGGGGAATATATATTAGGCTCAGCGTAGCGTAGTCTACGCATGGATATTTGCAGTACACTGATACTGAATTCAGGTCATTATCAGTACATCAAAAATGTGTTTATACCTTTGTTAATaactttaaaatatttgtgtTCCGATTGTGGGATATAAATCTAATATCAATAAGATTCTGTCAATAAAGTGCACATATATAATTGTGCCCTATTATCAGCAACATTGTGAGTCACCTCTGCCTTTTCCTGTCTGTTTCCTTATTCTTGGTTTTGCATTTTAGTTCGTGCACTGGAGAAGGCAAGGTCAAGTGCTCAACTGCAGGCCAACTATTCCTCTTCAGACAACAGCCTCTACACCAACCCCAAGGGCAGCACCATCTCCGCCTTTGATGGCGGCTCTGACTCCAGTTCAGAGTCTGAGCTGGAAGAGCCCCAGAGCCGGAAGAAGCTTCGTATGGAGGCCAGCTAGAAGAGGCCTCGTTTCCTGCTGCCATTAGACACTTGCTGGCTGCTTAAGGActttcctctttcccctcctttaGTAAAGGCTCTCGGACTGCAACTTCTTCCTGTTCCTTGTCCCTTTCAGCCCCTTCTTGAGTTAAACCCATATTATGGCATGGCAGCTTACCTTTTGGAAGATCCCAGCAGCCGTAGTGTGAAGCAGGATGCGGATTTCTCTTGTCCTGCCCTGTGGTTGCACGTCTCTAATGCCAGGAATGCCCAGGCCATTTGATGAACTCCATGAGTCTGTAATTGCCTGGTCAGGACAGGGAGCTCTCTATTCTTCCAGTAGAGCCACACCAGCCTCTCTGTTGCATTTTTCCCTGACCAATCTTGATTTATTTCTTGGTGGAAGGGAGCACATGATACCTGTGTACATGTCTCTTGTTTGAAGTGACAGTGCAGGATTCACAGTGAGGCAAAGAGATTAATTTCCTTTTTGTATCTTGGCAAATGATTAATTGGTATTTATTTCCTCCTATGGAAACTCAATCTGGTcagattcctcctcctcctgcggaCATTAGTGTTATGAAGCTACAGATTCTCCCTATGAACAATTCTTCCCTTTTTGAatttctcaaaagaaaaaaatagagccagcttttttaaatgtaaatacaCCACATGCTTTGTTACTTGGTACTAATAACGGCGTCGAAGCGTGACCTCTGCCCCTGGCAACTGGGCCAGTTTCCCATGTGGGTCCTGGGGGCATGGGTGGAGTGAGCAAAGGCCTCTGTgcgtatgtgtgcatgtgcacgCGCATGTGCATGGGCGTGCGCATGCATGTATGGGTGTATATGTGTGACCttatatttttgtcttcttcccACTCTTGTTTGTGACGTTTTATGAATTTAGTGTATACAAATGTAGCTTGGTCTCTGTCCAGGTGTGAGTCTATTCCATGGAACCGAAGTATGTTGTACATACTGCTCAAGAATTGTCTTGCAAGTTAAGGCTTCCCTTTACTATAAgactataaataaaaaaaatattttatcctTCTGAGTGGTACTGGCATTTTTGTGGGAGAATGGTTAGTACTTTGCATCatttgggaaaataaaatgttaggtactgagaaaagcaataaaatagaTGTTTGGGAAAAGGATCTTTTGATTCTTATCACATAGCTATATATTATTTAGTAGATCCCAGTTTGGAGCCCAAAAGCAGCTCTCAGTGCTCAAATACACTAGGTATGTAACCAAACATAGATgcttcagtatttttttaaaattaaatcataTCTTGCCTGTTCCCTGATACAAGACCCAGTTCAGCTAAACCAGTAGTTGTTGTCTAATGGTGTGAAACCACATTTTCTCCATTGGATTCCTTTCCATCCCTATCCAGAACACCTACTTTAGATCCTGAATAGGTCTATTTTTTACGTCATACCTGGCTTGGCCAGGATACCATGTTCTGACAAGAATTATGTTtcgttttatttatttagcacCAACAAATGCACAGCCTACATCAGTTTCTGGGGCATCTttgagttttgctgttttgtaggTTTGATTTGAATGGTTAGTACATTGAGAGGAGCTGCTTTTAAATATGCAGATGTTCTAGTATTAACATGGGATTATAAGGATTTAGTGGATTATTTATTAGAGGTAGAATGTTACATGCATGCTGGAACTTTGCCCTGCTCCCAAGAAAGCTGTAGGAAAAATGTAGTCTTATTTATATTTCTTACTTTCTGAATTAAATTTAAACGTTGACTGATCAGTAATATTATGAAGTAGTAGATATTACAAGGTGGCTGGAAACTTAAAATCCATTAGATTTTGAGGCAACACTTTTAGCACCATACATGACTGCAGTTCAGACTTCAActtgaaatgttttatttgcttaATATAGTTGCCAGTCCTTCAACTAGATGACAGCTCTCTTCTTCTATAGTGCTTTTGGAAATGGCTACAGACAATTTGAGTCTTTGAAGTAGTATTTCATTTTGTTCTCCCCATTGTTACTCTTTATCTTTGTTGCCACATTATCCCTTGGTAGCTGCTATGTATCACCATTTACCAGTAAATCTAGTTTGGTCACTACTAGGACACAACATTTGACTGCTCTGATCTTAAAACTAGGAAACAAAACCACATATTTCTAATGAGATGTTCACCAGATGCTGAGATACTAGCCAGCAGGCCATGATCAGAACAAATAAGAGCTCAAGCTTATATCTGAGATCAAAATTTTGTATTAAAGTACTATGTTGTTGTAGAAGTGTCGTTGTATTAAATAGAATAGGCTTGTAAAGGAAATTCTTTGCCAGATTCACGTTTTCTGGTAATGCAAGAGAAGTAACCTCTTAAGTGCTTCTGGTGTTTAGAGGTCTACATCTTTTGATGTTCCACAGGGCAGAGATTATTCCCACGCAAGAACAAAAGTGAAGTTGACTCAACCACTTTGCAAAACAGGAGTTGCCCCAAGGCACTTGATCCTCCAAGTTCAACTCCCAAAAGTCTCAACCAACATGATAAAttgtcaggaattctaggagtcAAAAGTCCCAAATCAAAGTTTGTGAACTCCTACCATAACACTACTGGAGTGAGAGGGAAGTCATCTCGTCTGCCCGAGTCTAAGTCTGTAGGCCCGTTGATGAACAAGCGGAAGCAGGACATGGTGCTTAGCTCAGCTAGAAGGTAAATAGTGTTGTGCGTTTGcatgctgttcgttttgtgtagtttcattttgtctcatttttgtatttgtttccgTTAACAAACATGGGGCGcctatacgaacagaattttTGTCTCGCTAATTTAAAAAACGGAATTTTTtgtgccattggcggcaatgggagggcttcagaGGCTCGTCCCCCGCTcagatttagggctagaggggtcaaaatcgccacacacagagGAGATACCAACcctttttagcccaccaacttttgttttaaataatttttattaaattttgaaaataacaataaaatccaccTTAGTGGGTTAGGAAAGTATGGAGGGGGAGAAGgggtggtagaaagtgaggggcaaagggataataaggggggggggggtcggaatccttgtcgattcttgacttccatttttctctataaagttgtcataactatttgtattatttatgttgttggtatcattcatttttttgtgtcgacagttgacacttctccttcgTGTTAAGGGCTttattctaactttttctttcttcatccagtcctttaccggtgtc
Encoded here:
- the max gene encoding protein max isoform X1; protein product: MSDNDDIEVESDADKRAHHNALERKRRDHIKDSFHSLRDSVPSLQGEKQQASRAQILDKATEYIQYMRRKNHTHQQDIDDLKRQNALLEQQVRALEKARSSAQLQANYSSSDNSLYTNPKGSTISAFDGGSDSSSESELEEPQSRKKLRMEAS
- the max gene encoding protein max isoform X2, producing the protein MSDNDDIEVESDADKRAHHNALERKRRDHIKDSFHSLRDSVPSLQGEKASRAQILDKATEYIQYMRRKNHTHQQDIDDLKRQNALLEQQVRALEKARSSAQLQANYSSSDNSLYTNPKGSTISAFDGGSDSSSESELEEPQSRKKLRMEAS